The following coding sequences lie in one Treponema sp. OMZ 790 genomic window:
- a CDS encoding ABC transporter permease — protein sequence MKTIKDRKKLNGFRGVFHRMSKNRLAMVGLFIIIVLVLMAVFADFVAPYTFDGTDLDNQFAGPSAAHPFGQDEFGRDILSRVIYGARISLKVGFISVGIALIVGSFIGAVTGYFGGRVDTTLMRFIDVLQAIPDILLAIAIVASLGPGLGNLMIAVGIAGIPGYAKIVRSAVMSIVDMEFIEAARAGGSSDFRIIFKHIIPNCMAPIIVQATLGVAYAILNAAGLSFIGLGLEPPTPEWGAMLSGGRAYIRSYSHLTLFPGLAIVITIFALNVLGDGLRDALDPKLKR from the coding sequence ATGAAAACAATAAAAGACAGAAAAAAATTGAACGGCTTTAGAGGCGTTTTTCATAGAATGAGTAAAAATAGGCTTGCCATGGTGGGCTTGTTTATAATTATAGTTTTGGTTTTAATGGCTGTGTTTGCAGACTTTGTAGCCCCCTATACCTTTGACGGTACCGATTTGGATAACCAATTTGCAGGCCCGAGTGCAGCCCATCCTTTTGGACAGGACGAGTTCGGACGCGACATTTTAAGCCGTGTTATTTACGGTGCAAGAATTTCGTTAAAGGTAGGTTTTATATCCGTAGGTATAGCCTTGATTGTAGGTTCTTTTATCGGAGCCGTTACAGGCTACTTCGGAGGAAGAGTCGATACAACCTTAATGCGCTTTATAGATGTTTTGCAGGCTATTCCGGATATCCTTCTTGCGATAGCCATAGTTGCTTCTTTAGGCCCCGGCCTTGGGAATTTGATGATTGCAGTAGGTATTGCAGGAATTCCCGGCTATGCAAAAATAGTCCGTTCGGCGGTTATGTCCATAGTAGATATGGAATTTATCGAAGCGGCTAGGGCAGGGGGCTCTTCAGATTTTAGAATTATCTTCAAACACATAATTCCCAACTGTATGGCGCCCATAATTGTTCAAGCGACCTTGGGTGTTGCCTATGCAATATTGAATGCAGCGGGTTTAAGTTTTATCGGTCTCGGCCTTGAGCCTCCGACTCCCGAATGGGGAGCCATGCTTTCGGGAGGAAGAGCTTATATAAGAAGCTACTCTCATCTAACCTTATTCCCCGGACTCGCCATTGTTATTACAATCTTTGCCCTCAACGTTTTGGGTGACGGTTTGCGCGATGCTCTTGATCCAAAATTAAAACGATAA